The Solibacillus daqui genome has a segment encoding these proteins:
- a CDS encoding GNAT family N-acetyltransferase produces the protein MLKPLTKEFHEEILNLWNECLPDFLLTTRLFDQNTWQSPYVLQEGSAVKVQDDKVVGVVIAKSWHDTYGVELNKAHGWIQMLLVHPDYRQQKIATALYEHAEQALIEMGVSKIQIGGDLGHLLCGIPLAQQAGVAFAEKFGFKQLVESVDFTRAVTDPQALPQKEKAEFVLLQPEEQQQFLDFISNSFPGRWTFEAHDYFAKGGTGRDYVVVKWEGQIVGFCRINDEQSAWKGPNYNWAEQFGNLGGIGPLGINEHYRKYGLGRAVVEAAEYYLQQRNKTTLFIDWTDLIAFYEKLGYSVWKNYGVFVKQVDEYVDTKR, from the coding sequence TTGTTAAAGCCATTAACGAAAGAATTTCATGAAGAGATTTTAAATTTATGGAATGAATGCTTACCTGATTTTCTATTAACAACGCGTTTATTTGATCAAAATACATGGCAATCACCTTATGTTTTACAAGAAGGTAGTGCTGTTAAAGTACAAGATGACAAAGTGGTTGGTGTTGTCATTGCAAAAAGCTGGCACGATACGTATGGTGTGGAATTAAATAAAGCACATGGTTGGATTCAAATGCTACTTGTGCATCCAGATTATCGTCAGCAAAAAATTGCAACCGCGCTTTATGAGCATGCCGAGCAGGCACTGATTGAAATGGGGGTTTCGAAAATTCAAATTGGTGGCGATTTAGGACATTTACTATGTGGAATTCCACTGGCGCAACAAGCAGGCGTAGCGTTTGCTGAAAAATTTGGTTTTAAACAGCTTGTTGAAAGTGTGGACTTTACAAGAGCGGTAACGGATCCACAAGCACTTCCTCAAAAGGAAAAAGCCGAATTTGTTTTATTACAACCAGAGGAACAACAGCAATTTCTAGATTTTATTTCAAATTCTTTCCCTGGACGTTGGACATTCGAAGCACATGACTATTTTGCTAAAGGTGGCACGGGTCGAGATTATGTCGTCGTAAAATGGGAAGGGCAAATTGTTGGGTTTTGCCGCATAAATGATGAACAAAGCGCTTGGAAGGGACCAAATTATAATTGGGCAGAGCAATTTGGAAATTTAGGTGGAATTGGTCCATTAGGGATTAATGAGCACTATCGAAAATATGGGTTAGGCAGAGCCGTTGTAGAGGCAGCAGAATATTATTTACAGCAACGAAATAAGACTACATTATTTATCGATTGGACAGATTTAATTGCTTTTTATGAAAAATTAGGGTATTCTGTTTGGAAAAATTATGGAGTTTTCGTAAAGCAGGTGGATGAATATGTGGATACTAAGCGCTGA
- a CDS encoding FAD-dependent oxidoreductase → MWDCVYYYREKEHRSLYLKQEVLIYGATPAGITAAITLKKQGFDVRIAECSRFIGGMTTSGLGATDLGAEDALGGLAKQFYEEIAAHYQVEKCVRFEPHVAEGIFKKWLTEFKIDVQTEQFIESVVKEHQAIHQITMTDGTTYEAKQFIDASYEGDLLAHAKVSYIVGREASIVYKEIYNGVQFGTQHHKFESYIDPYQEEGNPNSGLLYGIANEQVTELNGAGDKRIQAYNFRICLTKNNKVPIPKPNGYNRSHYELLLRYLQAGHWDAMKLHTTLMNGKTDLNNHGAFSTDFIGMNYAFPDGSYTLREEIFQQHVTYVAGLLYFLATDEEVPGTVQQEVNQWGLAADEFIETNHWPRQLYIREARRMIADYCMTEHHALRRIHCEQPIAVASFHMDSHHCRRVVLNGRVVNEGDIQIPVKPFAIDLRALLPKQEECTNLVVPVCISASHIAYGSIRMEPVFMMLGQVAGTIAAQAMQAQKPVQQLPYEEIKQQLVQQGHIFEWDGVIVDDPIRRMEETFGGK, encoded by the coding sequence ATGTGGGATTGCGTTTATTATTATCGCGAAAAAGAACATCGGTCACTTTATTTGAAACAAGAGGTTTTAATATATGGAGCAACTCCTGCAGGAATTACAGCAGCTATTACGTTAAAAAAGCAAGGCTTCGACGTACGAATTGCTGAATGTAGTCGCTTTATTGGCGGAATGACAACGAGCGGCTTAGGAGCAACCGACTTAGGAGCTGAAGACGCATTAGGGGGCTTGGCAAAGCAATTTTATGAAGAAATCGCCGCGCATTATCAGGTTGAAAAATGTGTACGCTTTGAGCCACATGTAGCCGAGGGAATCTTTAAAAAATGGTTAACAGAATTTAAAATTGATGTGCAAACTGAGCAATTTATTGAAAGCGTTGTGAAAGAGCATCAAGCGATTCATCAAATTACGATGACCGATGGGACAACCTATGAGGCAAAGCAATTCATCGATGCAAGCTATGAAGGAGATTTACTCGCACATGCTAAAGTTTCATATATTGTTGGCCGCGAAGCAAGTATCGTGTATAAAGAAATTTATAATGGCGTGCAGTTTGGGACACAGCATCATAAATTTGAAAGTTATATTGATCCTTATCAAGAAGAAGGGAATCCGAATAGTGGTTTATTGTATGGCATTGCGAACGAACAAGTAACGGAACTAAATGGTGCAGGAGATAAACGCATTCAAGCTTATAACTTCCGAATCTGTTTAACAAAGAACAATAAAGTCCCAATTCCTAAACCAAACGGCTATAACCGCTCGCATTATGAGTTATTATTGCGTTATTTACAAGCGGGACATTGGGACGCAATGAAGCTTCATACGACATTAATGAACGGCAAAACCGATTTAAATAATCACGGAGCATTTTCAACGGATTTTATCGGTATGAATTATGCCTTTCCAGATGGCAGCTATACATTACGTGAAGAAATTTTTCAGCAACATGTCACGTATGTAGCCGGATTATTATACTTTTTAGCAACGGATGAAGAAGTGCCGGGGACTGTTCAACAAGAAGTGAACCAATGGGGATTAGCGGCAGATGAATTTATTGAAACGAATCATTGGCCAAGACAATTGTATATTCGAGAGGCGCGTCGAATGATTGCAGATTATTGTATGACGGAGCATCATGCGCTTCGGCGAATACATTGTGAGCAACCGATTGCCGTTGCGTCTTTCCATATGGACTCTCATCACTGTCGTCGCGTTGTATTAAATGGGCGTGTTGTGAATGAAGGGGATATTCAAATTCCAGTAAAGCCATTTGCGATTGATTTGCGTGCGCTCTTACCTAAGCAGGAGGAATGTACAAATTTAGTAGTGCCTGTTTGCATCAGTGCATCGCATATTGCCTATGGTTCGATTCGAATGGAGCCGGTATTTATGATGCTTGGCCAAGTAGCTGGAACCATTGCAGCACAGGCAATGCAAGCACAAAAACCAGTTCAACAATTACCATATGAGGAAATAAAGCAACAGTTAGTACAACAGGGGCATATCTTTGAATGGGATGGAGTTATAGTAGATGATCCGATTCGCCGGATGGAAGAAACGTTTGGGGGGAAATAA
- a CDS encoding Gfo/Idh/MocA family protein, with protein MNIGIMSFAHIHATSYADAIKRIPGATLTAIYDTDNNRGQQASEQYEVPFFTDIQLFLAQPIDVVLVCSENILHKEMVIAAAKAKKHILCEKPIATTVEDAKDMIAVCDQNEVQLSIAYPVRYSAAIRDVKQAIEAGELGDIVAIRSTNRGQNPGGWFIDEQLAGGGAVLDHTVHMVDIMRWYLNSEVAEVSAFANRYFTELDTDDAGIMTIVFENGVIASHDASWSRFPQFPTWGDVMIEIIGTKATRKVDVFNEKLNLYSKGEKSITHLYSGNNTDFELIVDFLQAIQQGRKPLISGYDGLKSLEIALAAYESNAKKQAVIV; from the coding sequence ATGAATATTGGGATTATGAGCTTTGCACACATTCATGCAACAAGCTATGCCGATGCGATTAAAAGGATACCTGGGGCAACATTAACCGCGATTTATGATACGGATAACAACCGTGGTCAACAGGCGAGTGAGCAATATGAGGTACCTTTTTTTACAGATATTCAATTATTTTTAGCGCAACCAATTGATGTTGTGCTCGTATGTAGTGAAAATATATTGCATAAAGAAATGGTTATTGCGGCTGCAAAGGCGAAAAAGCATATTTTATGTGAAAAGCCGATTGCTACAACAGTTGAAGATGCAAAGGATATGATTGCAGTTTGTGATCAAAATGAGGTGCAACTGTCAATTGCTTATCCTGTGCGTTACAGTGCGGCAATTCGAGATGTCAAACAGGCGATTGAAGCAGGAGAGCTTGGAGATATTGTCGCGATACGTTCTACAAATCGTGGCCAAAATCCGGGCGGCTGGTTTATCGATGAGCAATTAGCGGGTGGAGGAGCTGTTTTGGACCATACCGTGCATATGGTAGACATTATGCGCTGGTATTTAAATAGTGAAGTAGCCGAAGTTAGTGCGTTTGCAAATCGTTACTTTACCGAGCTTGATACCGATGATGCAGGGATTATGACCATTGTTTTTGAAAATGGTGTAATTGCTTCACATGATGCGAGTTGGTCACGCTTTCCACAATTTCCGACTTGGGGCGATGTCATGATTGAAATTATCGGAACGAAAGCAACCCGTAAAGTCGATGTATTTAATGAAAAGCTAAACTTATATAGTAAAGGCGAAAAATCGATCACGCATTTATATAGTGGAAATAATACAGATTTTGAATTAATCGTTGATTTTTTACAGGCTATTCAACAAGGAAGAAAGCCACTTATTTCTGGATATGATGGATTGAAATCCTTAGAAATTGCATTGGCAGCTTATGAATCGAACGCTAAAAAGCAAGCAGTAATTGTATAA
- a CDS encoding peptide ABC transporter substrate-binding protein: MVQIVLPNNEQILMHSPLYNFTSEIRHEPNTITILKQPTTEAYKPFSLLQHEGFIYFDLWSYSFALQLYQVLKAHDVVKGVIRIRRTTENAFPIEEDLLALEEWYGPVRNIKVRSNAIGATKYVIVLCEFGEQIMAHLEYMHGEARIEFEWSSHQHIVEFDSAQMTGDSSNNHNLYKHVEAIVEHAISWDVSYDEKLKKIQALLQRGEQ; the protein is encoded by the coding sequence ATGGTACAAATCGTATTACCAAATAACGAACAAATTTTAATGCACTCACCATTGTACAACTTTACATCTGAAATTCGACATGAGCCAAATACCATTACGATTTTAAAGCAACCAACTACAGAGGCATATAAACCATTTTCGTTGTTGCAACATGAAGGCTTCATTTACTTTGATTTATGGTCGTATTCATTTGCGCTTCAACTGTATCAAGTATTAAAGGCACATGATGTTGTAAAAGGTGTAATTCGGATTCGCCGAACAACAGAAAATGCCTTTCCAATTGAAGAGGACTTGCTTGCTTTAGAGGAATGGTACGGTCCTGTTCGCAACATCAAGGTTCGTTCCAATGCAATCGGTGCTACAAAATATGTCATCGTGCTGTGTGAATTCGGAGAGCAAATTATGGCTCATTTAGAATATATGCATGGCGAAGCGCGTATTGAATTTGAATGGAGCAGTCACCAACATATTGTGGAGTTTGATAGTGCCCAAATGACAGGGGATTCAAGCAATAATCATAATCTGTATAAACATGTTGAGGCAATTGTTGAACATGCGATTTCTTGGGACGTGAGCTATGATGAAAAGCTAAAAAAAATTCAAGCGTTACTACAACGAGGTGAACAGTGA
- a CDS encoding Gfo/Idh/MocA family protein, translated as MLKVGVIGGGSISEFHLGPYSAHPEVELVAVCDQNEHRLHQLGEKYKVTKLYTNVDELLANEEVAAVSICTWNNSHAALAIKALESGKHVLLEKPLSISMDEAYAIEEAVKKSNKILQVGYVRRFATNVGVLKKFIDANELGELYYAKASCLRRLGNPGGWFSDVSKSGGGPLMDLGVHMVDLCWYLMGKPKPISVSGNTYKKLGNRAHIENLSFYKAADYNAELNDVEDLSNALIRFENGASLFVDVSFTLQAKQDEISVKLYGEKGGAEIEPKLVIVQERHETILNITPQIDALGFDFEGAFTNEIHHFVDCCLTGKQPISPVEDGVAVMKMLTAIYESAATGQEIKL; from the coding sequence ATGTTGAAAGTTGGCGTTATTGGTGGCGGTTCGATTTCTGAATTTCATTTAGGTCCTTATTCTGCACATCCAGAAGTAGAGCTAGTAGCGGTTTGTGACCAAAATGAACACAGATTACATCAGTTAGGTGAAAAGTATAAAGTGACAAAGCTTTATACAAATGTTGATGAATTATTGGCAAACGAAGAAGTAGCGGCAGTTAGCATTTGTACATGGAATAATTCTCATGCAGCGCTTGCCATTAAAGCATTAGAAAGCGGTAAGCATGTATTACTTGAAAAACCTTTAAGTATCAGTATGGATGAAGCCTATGCCATTGAAGAGGCTGTAAAAAAATCGAATAAAATTTTACAAGTAGGTTATGTACGCCGATTTGCCACGAATGTTGGGGTATTAAAGAAGTTTATTGATGCCAATGAATTAGGGGAACTTTATTATGCAAAAGCTTCTTGCTTGCGCCGATTAGGGAATCCTGGTGGCTGGTTTAGCGATGTATCAAAATCAGGTGGTGGCCCACTAATGGATTTAGGTGTGCATATGGTCGATCTTTGCTGGTACTTGATGGGCAAGCCAAAGCCGATTTCTGTTTCAGGTAATACATATAAGAAATTAGGAAATCGTGCGCATATCGAAAATTTATCGTTTTATAAAGCAGCAGATTATAATGCAGAACTGAATGATGTGGAGGATTTATCGAATGCATTAATTCGTTTTGAAAATGGTGCCTCTTTATTTGTAGATGTGAGTTTTACATTGCAGGCAAAGCAAGATGAAATATCGGTAAAGCTTTACGGAGAAAAGGGTGGCGCAGAAATTGAGCCTAAGTTAGTAATTGTACAAGAACGACATGAGACAATCCTAAACATTACGCCGCAAATTGATGCGCTTGGTTTTGATTTTGAAGGTGCTTTCACGAACGAAATCCATCATTTTGTGGATTGTTGTCTAACGGGCAAGCAACCCATCTCTCCAGTAGAAGATGGTGTGGCCGTTATGAAAATGTTAACAGCGATTTATGAATCAGCCGCTACGGGACAAGAAATTAAATTGTAG
- a CDS encoding zinc-dependent alcohol dehydrogenase, with amino-acid sequence MSNVKALQAHDGMTKLVEIEQPELFPSAVLVETRYTAVSPGTEKLLIEGSKEGVRQLGYSAVGVVKAIGQSVTAFQVGDVVACYGAPYVGHMELLAVPQTLVVKCPPNVALKHAAFAAHGTIAIHAIRQAQLQFGESIVVIGLGVLGQMIAKICAAASYDVICYEPNEKRASMLQHIAGIEVFSDLQQMEQHIEKFTNGQGVDAVLLCAGGKHSETTARSLEWVRKQGRIVIVGDVEPEFNREQLFAKEAIITISRAGGPGRYDARYEKEAIDYPYHYVRWTEGRNLAAYIRLLEREAIDVSDFVQLQIPFEQSASVYEKLVTSEALTAVLDYSGGN; translated from the coding sequence GTGAGTAATGTGAAAGCGCTACAGGCACATGATGGTATGACAAAATTAGTAGAAATTGAACAACCAGAATTATTTCCTTCAGCGGTACTAGTTGAAACGCGCTATACAGCCGTTTCCCCCGGCACAGAAAAATTGTTAATTGAAGGAAGTAAAGAAGGTGTCCGACAGCTAGGCTATAGTGCGGTTGGCGTTGTCAAAGCAATTGGCCAATCTGTTACAGCGTTTCAAGTTGGAGATGTTGTTGCGTGCTACGGTGCACCGTATGTTGGCCATATGGAACTGTTAGCTGTTCCGCAAACACTTGTTGTGAAATGCCCGCCAAACGTAGCTTTAAAGCATGCAGCATTTGCCGCACATGGTACGATTGCGATTCATGCGATTCGTCAGGCGCAGCTTCAATTTGGTGAATCCATTGTTGTAATTGGGCTAGGTGTTCTTGGTCAAATGATTGCTAAAATTTGTGCTGCGGCAAGCTATGATGTCATTTGTTATGAACCTAATGAAAAACGTGCGTCGATGCTACAACATATAGCTGGCATTGAAGTTTTTTCAGATTTACAACAAATGGAGCAACATATTGAAAAATTTACAAATGGACAAGGTGTAGATGCCGTTCTTCTTTGCGCAGGTGGGAAGCATTCAGAAACAACAGCCCGAAGTTTAGAATGGGTGCGTAAACAGGGACGAATTGTCATTGTTGGAGATGTAGAACCCGAATTTAATCGAGAACAACTTTTTGCAAAAGAAGCAATTATTACAATTTCTCGCGCTGGTGGCCCTGGTCGTTATGATGCTCGCTACGAAAAAGAGGCAATCGATTATCCATATCATTATGTGCGTTGGACAGAGGGACGCAATTTAGCTGCGTATATTCGTCTGTTAGAACGAGAAGCAATTGATGTTTCTGATTTTGTTCAATTACAAATCCCATTTGAACAATCGGCAAGCGTCTATGAAAAATTAGTAACGAGTGAAGCATTAACGGCTGTTCTCGACTATTCAGGAGGAAACTAA
- a CDS encoding dihydrodipicolinate synthase family protein produces MNEAVKKALFDGAFIPAHPLALNEDKSLDEVSQRALTKYYIDAGVGGLAVGVHTTQFEIRDPQFNLYERVLTLAIEEMKKANVPDSFIKIGGVCGPLEQAIQEAMILKNLGYDLALLSMGGLAHLTEQQLLERTREIAKIIPVVGFYLQPSVGGRVFTYQFWQELANIDNVCAIKMAPFNRYQTLDVVRAVCCSKRRDEIALYTGNDDNILVDLLSEYAFTINGETVKKRIVGGLLGHWSVWAKTAVHYFEDIKAARENDQIYSAWLTKAIEVTDANAAFFDPANGFKGSIAGINEVLTRQGLLKGNWCLADHEVLSEGQAEEITRVYEMYPHLHDDDFVKANLAKWKSGE; encoded by the coding sequence ATGAATGAAGCAGTTAAGAAAGCATTGTTTGATGGTGCGTTTATTCCCGCTCATCCACTCGCATTAAACGAAGATAAATCGTTAGACGAAGTAAGTCAGCGCGCTTTAACAAAATACTATATTGATGCAGGTGTTGGTGGCTTAGCTGTCGGTGTTCATACTACACAGTTTGAAATTCGTGATCCACAGTTCAATTTATATGAGCGTGTTCTAACATTAGCGATTGAAGAAATGAAGAAAGCAAATGTACCAGATTCCTTCATTAAAATTGGAGGCGTTTGTGGACCTTTAGAACAAGCGATTCAAGAGGCAATGATTTTAAAAAATTTAGGCTATGATTTAGCGCTATTAAGCATGGGAGGTTTAGCTCATTTAACAGAACAACAACTATTGGAGCGCACACGAGAAATTGCAAAAATTATTCCAGTAGTAGGATTTTACTTACAGCCATCTGTTGGTGGACGTGTATTTACGTATCAATTTTGGCAAGAGTTGGCGAATATCGATAATGTTTGTGCGATTAAAATGGCGCCATTCAATCGTTATCAAACATTGGATGTTGTACGTGCAGTATGTTGCAGCAAACGTCGCGATGAAATTGCACTCTACACAGGAAATGATGACAATATCCTTGTTGATTTATTGTCGGAATATGCATTTACAATTAATGGTGAAACGGTGAAAAAACGAATTGTTGGCGGTTTATTAGGGCATTGGTCTGTTTGGGCGAAAACCGCTGTACACTATTTTGAAGACATTAAAGCAGCGCGCGAAAATGATCAAATTTATTCAGCATGGTTAACAAAAGCAATCGAAGTAACGGATGCAAATGCTGCATTTTTCGATCCAGCGAATGGATTTAAAGGCAGTATTGCAGGGATTAATGAAGTGCTAACGAGACAAGGACTATTAAAAGGCAATTGGTGTTTAGCGGATCATGAAGTGTTAAGTGAGGGGCAGGCAGAAGAAATTACACGCGTATATGAAATGTACCCACACTTACATGATGATGACTTTGTCAAAGCGAATTTAGCAAAATGGAAATCAGGTGAGTAA